The following nucleotide sequence is from Nesterenkonia xinjiangensis.
AGTTGGCCGCCCAGTTCGCCGAGGCGGTCAGGCCCAGGGCGATCGCTCGGATGCGGTTGGGGAACATCTCTCCCAGCAGCAGCCACATGAACGGGCCCCAGGTGGCCCCGAAGAACAGCACGAACACGTTGGCCGAGATCAGCGCGACGACCCCCCAGGCTCCGGGCAGGCTGACGATCTCCTCCCCACCGGCGCCCTCGGCGACCACGGCCTGGGAGAAGGCCACGGCCATCATGGCCAGACCTGCCGCCATGCCGGCCGAACCGATCGCCAGCGGGATGCGGCGGCCCACTTTGTCCACGATCATGATGCCGACCACGGTGGCGATGATGTTCACCGTGGTGGTGATGACCTGGATGAGGAAGGACTGGTCCTCGGGGATCCCCACCGACTGCCAGAGGGTGTTCGAGTAGTAGAAGATCACGTTGATGCCCACGAACTGCTGGAAGACCGCCAGCCCCAGCCCGACCCACACGATGGGCATGACCTTCCCCGAGGCCAGCAGATCCCGGAGGCGCTGACGGGACTCCATATTGATGGTGCGGCTGATCTCGGAGATCTTCTCGCGCACCTCGGCCTCCCGAGTGAGCCCGACGACCTCGCGCAGCACCTTCGCGGCTCGGGTGTCGTCCCCACGCGAGACCAGATAGCGCGGAGATTCCGGGATGGAGGTGGCCAGCAGTCCGTAGATGAGCGCCGGGACGGACTCGATGATGAACATCCAGCGCCAGGCCTCCACGCCGAACCAGAGCTCACCGGAGGCGCCGCCGGCCAGGTTGGAGATGAAGGCGTTGGAGACGGCGGCGGCGAAGATGCCGATGACGATGGCCAGCTGCCACAGCGAGCCCAGCCGACCGCGCAGATTGGTGGGCGCGACCTCAGCGATGTACGCGGGTGCGATGACCGAAGCCATGCCCACCCCGATGCCGCCGAGCACGCGCCAGATGATCAGGTCCACGGTGTCCACCGCCAGGCCGGAGCCGAGCGCCGAGACGAAGAACGCGGCCGCCGCGATGAGCATGGCGCGCACGCGGCCGAGACGATCGGAGAGGGCCCCGCCGATCCAGGCGCCGACCATGCAGCCGAGCAGCGCGGAGGAGACCGTGAAACCGATCAGCACCTCCGAGAGGCCGAAGGTGTCCTGGATGGCGCCGACGGCGCCGTTGATCACAGCGGTGTCGAAGCCGAAGAGGAAGCCGCCGAACGCGGCAACCAGGACGACCCACGTCACGGCGGTGACCGCGGGATCCTGGGATCGGGTGGTGGTGCTCATCAGGAGGTGGTCCTTCGAGTCGACGGGGTCTGCGACCCATGATGCGCGGCCCATGAGCCACGTCGCAGACGGTGCGGAACTGTGGCACCCTACCCCACGCTCCAGAAAGCGCTTCCACTCCCCGCAGGAGCCTCGGATCCTGCTCACCCCGTCCTCCCGGCGGAAGCTGGGGCGACGTCGAGTCGTGACCCCGCCCACTGGGTGGGGAACATCACTTTGATGCACGCCCAGGGCACGCTGCACGTCTCAGGTGCGGGCCGACCCTCAGGCCGGCGAGGTCGGACGGGTCGCCCGTGTCTGCTCCGCACGTGCGGCGAGCCGTTCCGCCTCCGGGTAGGCCACCGACTCCAGGACCAGTCCATGCGGTGCGGCCAGGCGAACCGCGGAGTCCCACTCAGGGGTGCCCAGACGCTGCATCAGCCACCCCGGCTCCCGGCGCCCCTCCCCCACGTCCACGGCCGCGCCGATGAGCGCTCGGACCATGTGGTGGCAGAAGGCGTCGGCAGTGAGCCGAGCGGTGAGCACGCCGTCCTCGCCGCGGGCGATGCTGAACTCGTGCAGTTCGCGGATGGTCGTGCCCCTCTCCCGGGGGCGGCAGAAGCTGCCGAAGTCATGGAGCCCGAGCAGCCCGGAGGTCTCCGCCGCCATCAGCGCGTCGTCGAGCCGGGCCCGGTGCCAGGCGGTGTCCGCGCGACGCAGCGGATCACGCCGGGCGCGCTCATCGGCGAGGCGGTACGTGTAGCTGCGGCTCAACGCCGAGAACCGCGCATCGAAGGTCGGGGGAACCTCCGCGGCGGCACGGACGACGACGGCGCCCTCCTCAGGCGCGAGCACGCCGGCCAGTCGACGCAGGATCGCCGCCTGCGGGGGAATGTCCCGGCCTCGGGAGAGTCCCTCCCACTCGGCGCGCTGCAGGTCCAGGTGGACGACCTGGCCGCGAGCATGGACTCCGGCGTCGGTGCGGCCGGCGACGACGACCTTCACCGGGCGGCGGATCAGGGTGGCCAGCGCGTCGGTGAGCACTCCCTCCACAGTGCGCAGCCCGGGCTGGGCGGCCCAGCCGCGGTAGGCCCCGCCGTCGTAGGCCAGGTCGAGTCGGATCCTCACGTCTGTCATGGCCTCCAGGGTATCGGGCCGGACCGCCGTCACCACAGACACGCAGGAGCCCCCGATCCCTGCAGGGATCGGGGGCTCCTGGCGCACCGGAGGCCGGTAGAGACGACTCACGAGGCCCTCAGGCCCCGAGGACTCACTTGTCCTCGGTCTCCTCGGAGGTCTCCTCCGTAGTCTCTTCGGCGGTGGGCTCCTCGGCGGCGGCCTCTTCGACCGGAGCCTCTTCGACCGGCTCCTCCTCGACCTGGGCGGCGGCGGCCTGCTCGGCCTCCTTCACCACAGCCTGCTTCGGGGAGACGGGCTCCATCACCAGTTCGATGACGGCCATCGGAGCGTTGTCGCCCTTGCGGTTGCCAATCTTGGTGATGCGGGTGTAGCCACCCTCGCGCTCCGCCATGGCCGGGGCGATCACGGTGAACAGCTCGTGCACGATCGCCTGGTTGGTGGAGTTCTTGGCGCTCAGCTGGCCGACCACCTTGCGGCGAGCCGCCAGGTCGCCCTTCTTAGCGATGGTGATCAGGCGCTCGGCGTAGGGACGCAGGCGCTTGGCCTTCGTCACGGTGGTGGTGATCGAGCGGTGCTCGAACAGGCTGGCAGAGAGGTTCTGCAGCATCATCTTCTCGTGCGACGGGCTGCCGCCCAGGCGCGGTCCCTTGGTGGGAGTAGGCATGGTCTCGTTCTCCTTGGATGGTGCGCCGCCGGGTCACATCCCCTGCGACGCGCAGATGTTGTCGTGTGCGTCAGTCCCTCAGAACTGCTGCTCGCCCTCGAGGTACTCGCCCTCGCCCGCCTCCTGGAAGCGGGCCGCCGTCGGGTCGAAGCCCGCCGGGGAGTCCTTCAGGGACAGGCCGAGCTCCGTGAGCTTGTCCTTGACCTCGTCGATGGACTTCGCACCGAAGTTGCGGATGTCCATCAGGTCGGCCTCGGAGCGTGCCACGAGTTCACCCACGGTGTGGATGCCCTCGCGCTTGAGGCAGTTGTAGGAGCGCACGGTCAGCTCGAGGTCCTCGATGGGCAGAGCCATGTCGGCGGCGAGGGCGGCGTCGGTCGGCGACGGGCCGATCTCGATGCCCTCGGCGGCGACGTTGAGCTCACGAGCCAGTGAGAACAGCTCGACCAGTGTGGTGCCGGCCGAAGCCAGCGCGTCACGCGGCACGACGGACGGCTTGGTCTCGACGTCGACGATGAGCTTGTCGAAGTCGGTGCGCTGCTCGACACGGGTCGCCTCGACCTTGAAGCTGACCTTCAGGACCGGCGAGTAGATCGAGTCGACCGGGATGCGGCCGATCTCCGAGTCGCCGGCCTTGTTCTGCGAGGCCGAGACGTAGCCGCGGCCGCGCTCGACGGTCAGCTCCAGGTCGAGCTTGCCGTCCTCGTTGAGGGTGGCCAGGTGGAGCTCCGGGTTGTGGATCTCCACACCTGCCGGCGGGGTGATGTCCGCGGCGGTCACCTCCCCCGGGCCCTCCTTGCGCAGGTAGGCGACGACGGGCTCGTCGTGCTCCGAGGAGACGGAGAGCCGCTTGACGTTGAGGACGAGCTCAGTCACGTCCTCCTTGGCACCGGCGATGGTGGTGAACTCGTGGAGCACGCCGTCGATCCGGATGCTGGTCACCGCGGCGCCAGGGATGGAGGACAGCAGGGTGCGACGCAACGAGTTGCCCAGGGTGTAGCCGAAGCCCGGCTCCAGGGGTTCGATGATGAAGCGGGAACGGTTGTCTGCGACGACTTCTTCGGTCAGCGTGGGGCGCTGTGCAATGAGCACTGGTGGTTCCTTTCAGAGTGCATCCGCTATATGACGCAGTCTCAGCGATGATGATGCTCATCCCCGCCGCGACCAGGGAGGTCGCGGCGGGGATCATTGTCCTGGAGAAGGTCGCTCAGACGCGACGGCGCTTCGGCGGGCGGCAGCCGTTGTGCGCGCTCGGGGTGACGTCCGAGATGGAGCCGACCTCGAGACCGGCGGCCTGCAGGGAGCGGATG
It contains:
- a CDS encoding sugar porter family MFS transporter; this translates as MGRASWVADPVDSKDHLLMSTTTRSQDPAVTAVTWVVLVAAFGGFLFGFDTAVINGAVGAIQDTFGLSEVLIGFTVSSALLGCMVGAWIGGALSDRLGRVRAMLIAAAAFFVSALGSGLAVDTVDLIIWRVLGGIGVGMASVIAPAYIAEVAPTNLRGRLGSLWQLAIVIGIFAAAVSNAFISNLAGGASGELWFGVEAWRWMFIIESVPALIYGLLATSIPESPRYLVSRGDDTRAAKVLREVVGLTREAEVREKISEISRTINMESRQRLRDLLASGKVMPIVWVGLGLAVFQQFVGINVIFYYSNTLWQSVGIPEDQSFLIQVITTTVNIIATVVGIMIVDKVGRRIPLAIGSAGMAAGLAMMAVAFSQAVVAEGAGGEEIVSLPGAWGVVALISANVFVLFFGATWGPFMWLLLGEMFPNRIRAIALGLTASANWAANFVISTIFPSMAELSLVFAYGFYAVSALLSLVFVLKWVPETKGRELEDMAEGAYSKQG
- the truA gene encoding tRNA pseudouridine(38-40) synthase TruA, producing the protein MTDVRIRLDLAYDGGAYRGWAAQPGLRTVEGVLTDALATLIRRPVKVVVAGRTDAGVHARGQVVHLDLQRAEWEGLSRGRDIPPQAAILRRLAGVLAPEEGAVVVRAAAEVPPTFDARFSALSRSYTYRLADERARRDPLRRADTAWHRARLDDALMAAETSGLLGLHDFGSFCRPRERGTTIRELHEFSIARGEDGVLTARLTADAFCHHMVRALIGAAVDVGEGRREPGWLMQRLGTPEWDSAVRLAAPHGLVLESVAYPEAERLAARAEQTRATRPTSPA
- the rplQ gene encoding 50S ribosomal protein L17, with the translated sequence MPTPTKGPRLGGSPSHEKMMLQNLSASLFEHRSITTTVTKAKRLRPYAERLITIAKKGDLAARRKVVGQLSAKNSTNQAIVHELFTVIAPAMAEREGGYTRITKIGNRKGDNAPMAVIELVMEPVSPKQAVVKEAEQAAAAQVEEEPVEEAPVEEAAAEEPTAEETTEETSEETEDK
- a CDS encoding DNA-directed RNA polymerase subunit alpha, which produces MLIAQRPTLTEEVVADNRSRFIIEPLEPGFGYTLGNSLRRTLLSSIPGAAVTSIRIDGVLHEFTTIAGAKEDVTELVLNVKRLSVSSEHDEPVVAYLRKEGPGEVTAADITPPAGVEIHNPELHLATLNEDGKLDLELTVERGRGYVSASQNKAGDSEIGRIPVDSIYSPVLKVSFKVEATRVEQRTDFDKLIVDVETKPSVVPRDALASAGTTLVELFSLARELNVAAEGIEIGPSPTDAALAADMALPIEDLELTVRSYNCLKREGIHTVGELVARSEADLMDIRNFGAKSIDEVKDKLTELGLSLKDSPAGFDPTAARFQEAGEGEYLEGEQQF